A stretch of Gemmatimonas aurantiaca T-27 DNA encodes these proteins:
- a CDS encoding tetratricopeptide repeat protein → MTPHSARAALDAARGVFAASDRYTAPELWHSAQGVLQGVIGRPELTGQALVTEVRQLGLINLADAHALVALAAWADRSTGLAENEAERILVREAWMALEHAIPEAPIAGFASAPAGTPPTSAPHQTWAPGGAAYGHASAQTGAPAAPPPFIGDAGDADRSVKPRRRWLWPAVGAVVLLAALGGAGTWWFTTGQPERELAEAISAYQRGSREVARTAFARLAMEHPDDARPLIYIGRITREDGDLARARTFLTNAVRLAPESAVAARELASIMLADGQPEIARRFYVRALQLDPGDRIAQGFLGCALVRLGRFDEALRWIQRAGPGEWQQCLASMPAPLGMPTPYPMSPPR, encoded by the coding sequence GTGACCCCGCACTCTGCACGCGCCGCGCTGGACGCGGCGCGTGGCGTTTTCGCCGCGTCGGATCGGTACACCGCACCTGAGCTGTGGCATTCGGCACAGGGTGTGTTGCAGGGCGTGATCGGGCGGCCGGAACTCACCGGACAGGCGCTGGTGACGGAAGTACGACAACTTGGCCTGATCAACCTCGCCGATGCGCATGCGCTGGTGGCGCTCGCCGCTTGGGCGGATCGGTCCACCGGGCTGGCCGAGAACGAAGCGGAACGCATTCTGGTGCGTGAAGCGTGGATGGCATTGGAGCATGCCATTCCCGAAGCACCGATCGCCGGCTTTGCCTCCGCCCCTGCCGGCACGCCTCCAACATCCGCACCACATCAAACGTGGGCGCCCGGTGGTGCGGCGTATGGACACGCCAGCGCACAAACCGGGGCGCCGGCAGCACCTCCTCCGTTCATCGGGGATGCGGGTGATGCTGACCGCTCCGTGAAACCACGCCGCCGTTGGCTCTGGCCTGCCGTTGGTGCCGTGGTGTTGCTGGCGGCACTCGGGGGAGCGGGGACGTGGTGGTTCACCACCGGTCAACCTGAACGCGAGCTGGCCGAGGCGATATCGGCGTACCAGCGCGGGTCGCGGGAAGTGGCTCGTACCGCCTTTGCGCGGCTCGCCATGGAACATCCGGACGATGCGCGCCCGCTCATTTACATCGGACGCATCACGCGCGAAGACGGCGACCTGGCTCGTGCCCGCACGTTCCTCACGAACGCAGTGCGCCTGGCGCCGGAGAGCGCGGTGGCCGCGCGGGAGTTGGCGAGCATCATGCTGGCTGACGGGCAACCGGAAATTGCCCGCCGCTTCTACGTGCGTGCGCTGCAACTCGATCCTGGTGATCGTATCGCCCAGGGATTTCTCGGTTGTGCGCTGGTGCGGCTTGGTCGGTTTGACGAAGCCCTGCGTTGGATCCAGCGTGCCGGACCTGGTGAATGGCAGCAGTGCCTCGCGTCGATGCCGGCGCCACTTGGCATGCCTACCCCGTACCCGATGTCTCCACCTCGATGA
- a CDS encoding thioredoxin domain-containing protein, whose translation MAKPSPKKKSNTAFLAVILVVLVAGGAGIWTAMKNSKPTPIELAPGTPLPQAQGYLYGDPNAPITIIEFADFECPGCGQFATVQEPDLRKRVFDAGLANFRFYDFPLTSIHRNTLAAHLAASCANEQGKFWEYHDLLFEGQYDWNSQAASNPRKIFDGYVTKLGLDAAKFGECYDSQRNLAQIQANAAAGSERGVNSTPTIIIGNKVYSPAPTADQLKQIVDSIRATLPATTPAPATDTTKK comes from the coding sequence GTGGCAAAGCCCAGCCCCAAGAAGAAGTCCAATACGGCCTTTCTTGCCGTCATCCTGGTGGTGCTCGTGGCCGGTGGCGCCGGCATCTGGACCGCGATGAAGAACAGCAAGCCGACGCCGATCGAGCTCGCTCCCGGCACGCCGCTGCCGCAGGCGCAGGGCTACCTGTATGGTGACCCGAACGCGCCTATCACGATCATCGAGTTTGCCGACTTCGAGTGCCCGGGCTGCGGTCAGTTCGCCACGGTGCAGGAGCCTGATCTGCGCAAGCGTGTGTTCGACGCCGGGCTGGCGAACTTCCGCTTCTACGACTTCCCGCTCACGTCCATTCACCGCAACACGCTGGCGGCTCACCTCGCCGCGTCGTGCGCCAACGAGCAGGGCAAGTTCTGGGAGTATCATGACTTGCTGTTCGAAGGCCAGTACGACTGGAACTCACAGGCGGCCAGCAACCCGCGCAAGATTTTTGACGGATACGTGACCAAGCTCGGTCTCGATGCTGCGAAGTTCGGTGAGTGCTACGATTCGCAGCGCAATCTGGCGCAGATTCAGGCCAATGCCGCTGCGGGTAGCGAGCGTGGCGTGAACAGCACGCCGACGATCATCATCGGCAACAAGGTGTATTCGCCGGCGCCAACGGCGGATCAGCTCAAGCAGATCGTGGATTCCATCCGCGCCACGCTGCCGGCCACCACGCCGGCCCCGGCCACGGATACCACCAAGAAGTAA
- a CDS encoding M16 family metallopeptidase, whose translation MTTTIQRPSEALVLHTETVRTVLPNGLTLLVRQDRSAPAVSIVTHVKTGYFDERDDEVGIAHVLEHMFFKGTPTRGVGQIARETKANGGYLNAHTIYDHTSYYTVLPSSSFVAGLEIQFDAYARSVIDGEELARELEVIIQEVKRKRDTASAVTIESLYALLHDHHRIRRWRMGEEDALRTFTREKLVGFYRHWYQPGNTIMAVVGDVDPDVVLREVLARHGTLPAGAPPRPAGPLEQALPGVRHQEWAGDIAQQQIAFGWRTPSLHHADAPALDLAGVVLGTGRASRLYRAVRERQLASSVSAWNYTSGDVGVFVAHAESPSEQARPATRAVWRELQAARTDGMRAAEVDRAQRILEARWLRRLESMDGQAQYLASWEADGGLALASQYYDTLLSLDARAVQDAMQRHLAPGQVSVVSYRPEGSDEIAADVGALQAMLDAEASMGSAVMVTPIAATPTEATPAHADAPVAANVVRPPSAMSSKAQRPQADVQGDVAVYRTDAGVPVLVVRKPGAPLVHFGAFVRGGAVVDAPEHEGLARLTAQSMLKGTMTRSGAQIAEVAEALGSSVGVSAGLESVGWSMSVPTRHLPAALELLADVVQHPAFPDDGVETERALALAEVARVRDDMYRWPMRLAVTSAYGTHPYARSVIGSETSLAALGRADVVAWHAQHAMRGPAVIAVVGDVEPDEVAALCQTHFAGMQQVDDVPLPALPWPETRVAARDTRAKQQSALALLFPGPARNDPARYAARVLSAIASGLGGRFFEQLRDVQSLAYTVSAFPVERRAGGAFAAYIATSPSREDEAREGLMREFAKFREAEPSAEELTRARNYLVGTHAISQQSGGTVLADLVDAWLFGEGLHERHEEAARLAAVTGADVLQLAQRYLQPGLEAEGLVQGTGNS comes from the coding sequence ATGACCACGACGATACAGCGCCCCAGTGAGGCGCTGGTGTTGCACACCGAAACCGTTCGCACCGTACTGCCGAATGGACTGACTCTGCTGGTGCGCCAGGATCGCTCGGCGCCCGCCGTGTCGATTGTGACCCACGTGAAGACCGGCTACTTCGACGAGCGTGATGACGAAGTGGGCATCGCGCATGTGCTCGAACACATGTTCTTCAAGGGCACGCCCACGCGTGGGGTCGGTCAGATCGCGCGTGAAACAAAGGCCAACGGTGGCTATCTCAACGCGCACACGATCTACGACCACACGAGCTACTACACGGTGCTGCCGTCGTCGTCGTTCGTGGCGGGACTGGAGATTCAGTTCGATGCGTACGCCCGGTCGGTCATCGATGGCGAAGAGCTGGCGCGTGAACTGGAAGTCATCATCCAGGAAGTGAAGCGGAAGCGGGACACCGCATCCGCGGTGACCATCGAATCGCTCTACGCGCTGCTGCACGATCATCACCGCATTCGCCGGTGGCGCATGGGCGAGGAAGACGCACTGCGCACGTTCACCCGCGAGAAGCTGGTCGGCTTCTACCGACACTGGTATCAGCCCGGCAACACCATCATGGCCGTCGTAGGTGATGTCGATCCGGATGTCGTGCTGCGGGAGGTGCTGGCGCGCCATGGGACGTTGCCGGCTGGTGCGCCGCCGCGCCCTGCGGGGCCGCTGGAGCAGGCCTTGCCGGGCGTGCGTCATCAGGAGTGGGCGGGAGACATCGCGCAACAGCAGATCGCCTTCGGTTGGCGTACGCCGTCGTTGCATCACGCGGATGCTCCGGCGCTGGATCTGGCGGGTGTCGTCCTCGGGACCGGACGTGCGTCGCGTCTGTATCGTGCCGTCCGTGAACGCCAGTTGGCCAGCTCGGTGTCGGCGTGGAACTACACGAGCGGTGACGTGGGTGTGTTTGTGGCGCATGCCGAATCACCGTCCGAACAGGCGCGCCCGGCGACGCGTGCCGTGTGGCGTGAATTGCAGGCGGCGCGTACCGACGGGATGCGGGCGGCGGAAGTGGACCGTGCCCAGCGTATCCTGGAAGCCCGTTGGTTACGTCGTTTGGAGAGTATGGACGGTCAAGCGCAGTATCTGGCCTCGTGGGAAGCGGACGGCGGCCTCGCGTTGGCCTCGCAGTATTACGACACCCTGTTGTCGCTCGATGCGCGCGCGGTGCAGGACGCGATGCAGCGCCATCTGGCACCCGGGCAGGTGAGTGTAGTGTCGTATCGCCCCGAAGGAAGCGACGAGATCGCTGCTGATGTCGGGGCGCTGCAAGCGATGCTGGATGCCGAAGCTTCGATGGGCAGCGCGGTGATGGTGACTCCGATTGCTGCCACACCGACTGAGGCCACACCGGCACACGCCGACGCACCTGTCGCAGCAAATGTGGTGCGCCCACCGTCCGCAATGTCGTCGAAGGCTCAGAGGCCGCAGGCCGACGTGCAGGGCGATGTGGCGGTGTATCGCACCGACGCCGGTGTGCCGGTGCTGGTCGTGCGGAAGCCCGGCGCACCGCTGGTGCACTTTGGGGCATTCGTGCGCGGCGGTGCGGTGGTGGACGCGCCTGAGCACGAAGGGTTGGCCCGTCTCACGGCGCAGTCGATGCTGAAAGGCACGATGACCCGCAGTGGGGCGCAGATTGCCGAAGTGGCCGAAGCGCTGGGGAGCAGTGTCGGCGTGTCGGCCGGTCTGGAGAGCGTGGGGTGGTCGATGTCGGTGCCCACGCGCCACTTGCCGGCGGCGCTCGAACTGCTGGCCGATGTGGTGCAGCACCCGGCGTTTCCCGACGATGGTGTGGAAACAGAGCGCGCTCTCGCGCTGGCCGAGGTGGCACGCGTACGCGACGACATGTATCGCTGGCCCATGCGACTGGCCGTGACCTCGGCGTATGGCACACACCCCTATGCACGCTCCGTGATCGGCAGCGAAACCTCGTTGGCCGCATTGGGACGTGCTGACGTGGTGGCGTGGCATGCACAGCACGCCATGCGGGGGCCGGCAGTGATCGCGGTCGTGGGTGATGTCGAGCCCGACGAGGTGGCTGCGCTGTGCCAGACACATTTTGCCGGCATGCAGCAGGTTGACGATGTGCCACTACCGGCGCTGCCCTGGCCCGAGACGCGGGTGGCGGCGCGTGACACCCGCGCCAAGCAGCAGTCGGCGTTGGCATTGCTGTTCCCCGGTCCGGCACGGAATGATCCGGCACGCTACGCTGCGCGGGTGCTATCGGCGATTGCCAGCGGACTGGGTGGGCGATTCTTCGAACAACTGCGTGATGTGCAGTCGCTCGCATACACGGTGAGCGCGTTCCCGGTGGAACGGCGTGCCGGTGGAGCCTTCGCGGCGTACATCGCCACCTCGCCATCGCGTGAAGACGAAGCGCGGGAAGGGCTCATGCGGGAGTTCGCGAAGTTCCGTGAGGCCGAGCCTTCTGCGGAAGAGCTGACGCGAGCACGGAACTACCTCGTCGGCACCCATGCCATCAGTCAACAATCGGGCGGTACGGTGCTGGCCGATCTAGTGGACGCCTGGTTGTTCGGCGAGGGGCTGCATGAGCGTCACGAAGAGGCGGCTCGACTCGCGGCGGTCACCGGCGCGGACGTGTTGCAGCTCGCGCAACGGTATCTGCAGCCTGGACTCGAAGCGGAGGGGTTGGTGCAGGGCACCGGCAACTCGTGA
- the acs gene encoding acetate--CoA ligase, with amino-acid sequence MSDIDVLLQETRTFPPSEEFRAGAWVRDNALREAAAADPVGFWAKESEALDWMTPWSTALEWEPPRAKWFQGGTLNASVNCIDRHVHGPRRNKAALIWEGEPGDRRTFTYWDLYREVNLAANMLKKLGVGRGDRVAIYLPMIPEAVIAMLACARIGAIHTVVFGGFAPESLRDRINDCGCKLLITADGGSRRGQMVPLKRNADVALKECPSIENVLVVMRRRSGVGDETFAEMQEGRDHWWHRLKRQVPRYCEPEAMDAEDVLFVLYTSGTTGKPKGIVHTTGGFLTGVATTTKYTFDLKEEDVYWCTADIGWITGHSYLVYGPLANGATCVMYEGAPDWPDKDRFWQICERYGVTILYTAPTAIRAFMKWGTEYVKKHDLSQLRVLGSVGEPINPEAWMWYHEHIGDFQCPIVDTWWQTETGAIMITPLPGVTTTKPGSATVPFPGIRTALLDANANELTVGGGLLAITHPWPSMLRTIWGDDQRYVDTYFSKWPGRPDLYFPGDGAKLDEDGYLWILGRVDDVLNVSGHRIGTMEVESALVDHPSVAEAAVVGKHHDLKGQAIAAFVTLRAGFTASGSLRDELRDHVAQKIGALARPDDILFSADLPKTRSGKIMRRLLRDIAEGRALGDTTTLADPSVVASLKDQYEAQES; translated from the coding sequence ATGAGCGACATCGACGTCCTGTTGCAGGAAACACGCACGTTTCCGCCTTCCGAAGAATTCCGCGCCGGTGCCTGGGTGCGTGACAACGCCCTGCGCGAGGCGGCGGCGGCCGACCCGGTCGGCTTCTGGGCCAAAGAATCGGAAGCCCTCGATTGGATGACCCCGTGGTCCACGGCACTCGAGTGGGAGCCGCCGCGCGCCAAGTGGTTCCAGGGTGGCACGCTGAACGCCTCGGTGAACTGCATCGACCGCCATGTGCATGGCCCGCGCCGCAACAAGGCGGCACTGATCTGGGAAGGCGAACCGGGTGATCGTCGGACGTTCACCTATTGGGATCTGTATCGCGAAGTGAATCTCGCGGCCAACATGCTCAAGAAGCTGGGTGTGGGTCGTGGTGATCGTGTGGCCATTTACCTGCCCATGATCCCTGAGGCGGTGATCGCGATGCTGGCCTGCGCGCGCATCGGTGCCATTCACACCGTCGTGTTTGGTGGCTTCGCGCCCGAGTCATTGCGTGACCGGATCAACGATTGTGGCTGCAAGTTGCTCATCACCGCCGATGGTGGTTCTCGCCGCGGGCAGATGGTGCCGCTCAAGCGCAATGCCGACGTCGCGCTCAAGGAATGCCCCAGCATCGAAAACGTGCTCGTGGTGATGCGGCGGCGCAGTGGCGTGGGTGACGAAACCTTCGCCGAGATGCAGGAAGGCCGCGATCACTGGTGGCATCGTCTCAAGCGCCAGGTGCCGCGCTATTGCGAGCCCGAAGCCATGGACGCCGAGGACGTGCTGTTCGTGCTGTACACGTCCGGCACCACCGGCAAGCCCAAGGGCATCGTGCACACCACCGGTGGATTTCTCACCGGCGTCGCCACCACCACCAAGTACACCTTCGATCTCAAGGAAGAAGACGTGTACTGGTGCACAGCCGACATCGGCTGGATCACCGGCCACTCGTATCTCGTGTACGGCCCGTTGGCCAATGGTGCGACGTGCGTGATGTACGAAGGTGCGCCCGACTGGCCCGACAAGGACCGGTTCTGGCAGATCTGCGAGCGCTATGGCGTCACGATTCTGTACACGGCGCCCACCGCCATTCGGGCGTTCATGAAGTGGGGCACGGAGTACGTCAAAAAGCACGATCTCTCGCAACTGCGTGTGCTCGGTTCGGTGGGGGAGCCCATCAATCCCGAAGCCTGGATGTGGTATCACGAGCATATCGGCGACTTTCAGTGCCCTATTGTCGATACATGGTGGCAGACGGAAACCGGTGCCATCATGATCACACCACTCCCCGGGGTCACCACCACCAAGCCCGGCTCGGCCACGGTGCCGTTCCCCGGTATTCGCACGGCCCTGCTCGACGCCAACGCCAACGAACTCACGGTCGGCGGTGGATTGTTGGCCATCACGCACCCCTGGCCCAGCATGCTGCGCACGATCTGGGGTGACGATCAGCGATACGTGGACACGTACTTCTCGAAGTGGCCCGGTCGTCCCGATCTGTACTTCCCGGGCGACGGGGCCAAACTCGACGAAGACGGCTACCTCTGGATCCTCGGCCGCGTCGATGATGTGCTCAACGTGTCCGGCCACCGCATCGGCACGATGGAAGTGGAAAGCGCCTTGGTCGACCATCCGTCGGTCGCGGAAGCTGCCGTGGTGGGCAAACATCACGATCTCAAGGGGCAGGCCATCGCAGCCTTCGTGACATTGCGTGCCGGATTCACCGCCAGTGGCAGCCTGCGCGACGAACTGCGCGATCACGTGGCACAGAAGATCGGTGCGCTGGCCCGTCCCGACGACATCCTGTTCAGCGCCGATTTGCCGAAGACGCGGTCGGGCAAGATCATGCGCCGCCTGCTGCGGGATATCGCCGAAGGCCGCGCACTGGGCGACACCACGACGCTGGCCGATCCGTCGGTGGTCGCCTCACTCAAGGATCAGTACGAGGCGCAGGAATCGTAA
- a CDS encoding CDP-alcohol phosphatidyltransferase family protein: MARASDASRVLTLPNIVSTSRVALAIGFVAVDAVPVRLALIGAASITDFLDGWIARRTQAASRIGALIDPIADRLFVLGVVLSYVIGGELAIWQAVAIMFRDVMSVIGWFVARRVSWLRPITFRARIVGKLVTVFQLATFIAVLLAPRWVDALVIVVAVLGVVATVDYTLMLWRERVRTDRTDEAG, encoded by the coding sequence ATGGCCCGCGCGTCCGATGCGTCCCGTGTATTGACGCTTCCCAATATCGTGTCCACGTCCCGTGTGGCATTGGCCATCGGCTTCGTGGCGGTCGATGCGGTGCCCGTGCGCCTGGCGCTCATCGGCGCTGCGTCCATCACGGATTTTCTGGACGGATGGATTGCGCGCCGGACACAGGCGGCTTCGCGCATCGGTGCGCTGATCGATCCGATCGCCGACCGGTTGTTCGTGTTGGGCGTGGTGCTCAGCTACGTCATCGGTGGAGAGCTGGCCATCTGGCAGGCGGTCGCGATCATGTTCCGCGACGTGATGTCCGTGATCGGGTGGTTCGTGGCTCGGCGGGTGAGTTGGCTGCGACCGATCACGTTCCGGGCGCGGATCGTGGGCAAGCTGGTGACCGTGTTCCAATTGGCGACGTTCATTGCGGTGCTGCTGGCCCCACGATGGGTCGACGCGCTGGTCATCGTGGTGGCGGTGCTGGGTGTGGTGGCCACCGTCGACTACACCCTCATGCTCTGGCGCGAGCGGGTGCGCACGGACCGCACCGACGAAGCGGGATGA
- a CDS encoding ATP-binding cassette domain-containing protein produces MPIPHGTAATGVADSAADPSVAGDGDIALVAEGLVRAFGSRKAVNDVSLRLSDGECLALFGPNGAGKTTLLRLLGGLLRPTRGRTMLHGTPLPGPSATRRLVGLISHHAMLYPALTVRENVRFAAECQGVMDADTATTRVLQQLRVLDRAESPVRYLSRGLQQRVSIARALVHGPRLVLLDEPYTGLDEVGALVFTGALRELKASGATLVLITHNLAEGLMLGDRAAIMKDGQIVHEEHAVDGGFDLPRFQALYRSLVHEAIA; encoded by the coding sequence ATGCCAATTCCGCACGGAACCGCTGCGACAGGTGTCGCGGACTCAGCCGCCGATCCGTCGGTGGCAGGAGACGGCGACATTGCGCTGGTCGCGGAGGGGTTGGTACGTGCTTTTGGGTCCCGAAAGGCCGTAAACGACGTATCGCTGCGCCTGTCAGACGGCGAATGTCTCGCGCTCTTCGGCCCGAATGGCGCTGGCAAGACCACCCTGTTACGCCTGCTCGGCGGTCTGCTCCGGCCTACCCGTGGGCGCACCATGCTGCACGGTACTCCGCTGCCCGGGCCGTCCGCCACGCGACGGTTGGTGGGACTCATCAGCCACCATGCGATGCTGTATCCGGCCCTTACGGTACGCGAGAATGTACGTTTTGCGGCCGAGTGCCAGGGCGTGATGGATGCGGACACCGCGACCACGCGTGTGCTGCAGCAATTGCGGGTGCTCGATCGCGCGGAGTCACCGGTGCGCTATCTGAGCCGGGGGTTGCAGCAACGGGTATCGATTGCGCGGGCCCTGGTGCACGGTCCGCGGCTGGTGCTGCTCGATGAGCCCTATACCGGGCTCGACGAAGTTGGTGCGCTGGTGTTCACCGGTGCGCTGCGGGAGCTCAAAGCGTCCGGCGCCACCTTGGTGCTGATCACGCACAATCTGGCCGAGGGGCTGATGCTGGGTGATCGGGCGGCGATCATGAAGGACGGGCAGATCGTGCATGAAGAGCACGCGGTGGACGGCGGGTTCGATCTGCCGCGTTTCCAGGCCTTGTATCGCAGCCTGGTGCACGAGGCCATCGCGTGA
- a CDS encoding heme exporter protein CcmB yields MTAHRAPAFLADAWRIARKDLLIEFRTRSAFLAATVFAVLAVAIFRFTWDPTAIPAMDLAPGVLWVIFTFSGLLGLNRSFSLELAERAYDGLLASQVSRESIFVGKVLANFVFVSAIQMLAIPAVALFFGLEIGGAWGVLIGIVLLAALGLSAVGTLFAAVAANTRLAELLLPMMTLPFFVPLVIPAAQASSVVLRGLPLSSAMEWFKLLLAFDLMFVSACIVVFPFTIEE; encoded by the coding sequence GTGACGGCACATCGTGCGCCCGCCTTTCTGGCCGATGCGTGGCGCATTGCGCGGAAGGATCTGCTGATCGAGTTCCGTACCCGCAGCGCTTTCCTTGCGGCAACCGTCTTTGCTGTACTGGCGGTGGCGATCTTCCGGTTCACCTGGGATCCCACGGCCATTCCTGCCATGGACCTCGCGCCCGGGGTCCTCTGGGTGATTTTCACCTTCTCCGGTTTGCTGGGGCTCAATCGCTCCTTTTCCCTGGAGCTCGCCGAGCGGGCCTACGACGGGTTGCTGGCGTCGCAGGTCTCGCGCGAGTCGATTTTTGTGGGGAAGGTGCTGGCCAACTTTGTATTTGTGTCGGCCATCCAGATGCTGGCCATTCCGGCGGTCGCGTTGTTCTTCGGTCTGGAGATTGGCGGGGCGTGGGGGGTATTGATCGGCATCGTCCTGCTCGCGGCGCTGGGATTGTCGGCGGTTGGCACCCTGTTCGCCGCTGTCGCCGCCAACACCCGTCTGGCGGAGTTGTTGTTGCCGATGATGACGTTGCCCTTTTTTGTACCGCTGGTGATTCCGGCGGCGCAGGCATCCTCGGTGGTGCTGCGCGGACTACCGCTCAGTAGCGCGATGGAGTGGTTCAAGTTGTTGCTCGCGTTCGACCTGATGTTCGTCTCGGCGTGCATCGTGGTCTTTCCGTTCACGATCGAGGAGTAG
- a CDS encoding alpha/beta fold hydrolase, with product MYTEHLHIPVGVGTLHVERRGRGGPAVVLLHGFATCAFLWRDVAPRLAAAGLTTVAIDLLGHGESDRPADALYGASAQADYVDRALTALRLGEVTVVTQDAGALVGALLASHRPTRVRSLALVEPLDPEELPGPMIRAMQRSSALSALSANALFGARPLLEPWLLERLGDAAEPDRLVARYLAPFVGSAGAAELLQLASHVMLSDTERRRLADVAVDTHLWLGRGDPLEASAVVISETLRPATLPHSIGTRGLFDRWSALLPASSVQARVATTPPGALVAEVSASALADVIREIVEPGIPSGSAPANES from the coding sequence GTGTACACCGAGCACCTGCACATCCCCGTGGGCGTGGGCACCCTGCATGTCGAGCGTCGGGGCCGTGGTGGCCCCGCGGTCGTGCTGCTGCATGGCTTTGCCACCTGCGCCTTCCTGTGGCGTGACGTCGCCCCTCGGCTCGCGGCCGCCGGACTGACCACGGTCGCCATCGACTTGCTCGGGCATGGGGAATCCGACCGCCCCGCCGATGCACTCTACGGGGCCAGTGCCCAGGCGGACTATGTGGACCGCGCCCTCACCGCCCTCCGGTTGGGGGAAGTCACGGTCGTGACCCAGGATGCCGGGGCGCTGGTTGGCGCGCTCCTGGCCAGCCACCGTCCGACCAGGGTCCGATCCCTGGCACTGGTCGAGCCACTCGATCCGGAGGAGCTCCCTGGTCCGATGATCCGGGCCATGCAGCGGAGCTCGGCACTTTCCGCACTGAGCGCCAACGCCCTGTTCGGGGCGCGACCGCTGCTGGAGCCATGGCTGCTGGAGCGCCTGGGAGACGCGGCAGAGCCCGATCGCCTGGTGGCCCGGTATCTGGCCCCATTTGTGGGAAGTGCGGGCGCAGCGGAGCTGCTGCAGCTCGCCAGCCATGTCATGCTGTCGGACACGGAACGCCGACGGCTGGCCGATGTGGCAGTGGACACCCACCTCTGGCTCGGCCGTGGTGACCCGCTGGAGGCATCCGCGGTTGTCATATCGGAGACTCTGAGGCCGGCGACACTGCCTCACTCCATCGGCACGCGTGGGCTGTTCGATCGCTGGTCGGCCCTGCTGCCGGCGTCATCCGTGCAGGCACGGGTCGCAACGACCCCGCCTGGCGCGCTGGTGGCCGAGGTTTCGGCTTCGGCACTGGCCGATGTCATTCGTGAGATCGTGGAACCCGGTATCCCGTCCGGCTCCGCGCCAGCGAACGAGAGTTGA
- the ccsA gene encoding cytochrome c biogenesis protein CcsA has product MATHSPATPVTPTAAPNWRSVQGIDAFLIVALMAVVAVCVRAIWYTPVDAMLGAAQKIFYIHVPAAIGGLYIACPLLAISSLGYLWIKDERLDRLAEASAEVGLLFMGMVLVTGPIWARTSWGTWWVWEARITSTVFLWLMVLGYLVLRGAVETPESRARLSAVMGGLAVLLVPFVHLTVRLFRGMHPGPVVLKPEAPSLPPEMLTTFLWANMAFLLLFFALLRIRFRWAGLRNAVTALETA; this is encoded by the coding sequence ATGGCCACCCACTCGCCGGCGACTCCGGTGACCCCCACGGCGGCGCCCAACTGGCGATCGGTGCAGGGGATCGATGCCTTCCTCATCGTCGCACTGATGGCGGTCGTCGCGGTCTGCGTACGCGCCATCTGGTATACGCCGGTGGACGCCATGCTCGGCGCCGCGCAAAAGATCTTTTACATCCACGTGCCGGCGGCCATTGGCGGGCTGTACATCGCGTGTCCGCTGCTGGCGATTTCGAGTCTGGGTTATCTCTGGATCAAGGACGAGCGCCTCGATCGTCTCGCGGAAGCGAGCGCGGAAGTGGGGCTGCTGTTCATGGGGATGGTGCTGGTGACGGGACCGATCTGGGCTCGCACGAGCTGGGGCACATGGTGGGTCTGGGAAGCCCGCATCACGTCCACCGTGTTCCTGTGGTTGATGGTGCTCGGCTATCTGGTGTTGCGCGGCGCGGTGGAGACGCCGGAGAGTCGTGCGCGTCTGTCGGCCGTCATGGGTGGACTGGCGGTGTTGCTGGTGCCATTTGTGCATCTCACCGTACGCCTGTTTCGCGGCATGCACCCCGGGCCGGTGGTGCTCAAGCCTGAAGCCCCGTCGCTCCCGCCGGAGATGTTGACCACCTTCCTGTGGGCGAATATGGCGTTCCTGCTGCTCTTCTTTGCGCTGCTGCGCATTCGCTTCCGCTGGGCGGGGCTGCGCAACGCGGTCACCGCGCTGGAGACTGCGTGA